CGGGCGCTCCGGGCCCGCCGGCGGGAGCTCGCCGGACTCGGCGGGTGGTCGCTTGTCGAGTCGCTGCCCGCGCTGCTCGCCGGCTATCTGGTCGCCCGCGCCGTCGACGACGGCTTCCTGGCCGGACGTCTCCTCGACGGCCTGGCCTGGTTGGGGGTCCTCGCCGTGGCCGTGCTGGTCGGGGCGGCGGCCACCGGTCGGACGTACCGGAGCCTCGGCGCCGTGGTCGAGCCGTTCCGCGACGATGTGGCCGCTCAGGTGGTCCGGGGTGCGCTACGTGCTGCCACCCGGGCGGGTGGACGCCCCGACAGCGCCGCCGTGACCCGGCTGACCCACCAGATGGAGATCGTCCGCGACACCTTCGCCGGTCTGCTGATGGTGACCCGCGGTTTCCTCTTCTCGGCTGGCGCGGCCCTGCTCGGCCTGCTCGCCCTGGCACCGGTGGTGGCGGCGCTGGCCGCCGCACCGCTGGTCGCCGGACTGGTCGTGTTTCTCGCCGCGCTGCCGGCGATGGTCACGCACCAGCGCGCCTACGTCCGGGCCGGTGAGCAGCTCGGCCAGTCGGCTGCGGCCGCGCTGGCCGGTCACCGCGACGTGCTGGCCTGCGGCGCCGAGACACGCGTGACGGCCGACGTGGAACGTTGGGTGTCGGCGCAGGCCGCCGCCGAACGCATGCTCGCCCGGATGGCGGCGATCCGCAGCCTCAGCCTCGGCATCGGCGGGTGGCTGCCGCTGCTGGTGCTGATGGTGACCGCCCCGTGGCTGGTCGAGCATGGTCTGACCGCCGGCGCGGTGCTGGGCGCGCTGATCTACGTCTCCACCGGGCTGCAACCCGCCCTGCACACCCTTGTGCAGGGCCTCGGCGGCGGCGGGCTGCGCTACGCGGTCACCCTGGAGAACATCCTGCGCACCTATCCGGTGTCCGACGACCGCCGCCCGTCAGCCCCCACCACCCGGCCGCCCCGTTCCCGGACTCCCACCGGTCTGTCCGGCCGTTCGCCAGCCGTCGAGGTCCGGGGACTGACCTTCGGCTACGGCCCGCGCGCCCGGCCCGTCCTGCAGAACTTCTCGCTGACACTGGCCGACCGGGACCATCTCGCCGTGGTGGGCCCCAGCGGTGCGGGCAAGTCCACGCTGGCCGCTCTGATCGCCGGTCTGCTGCCGCCGCAGGCAG
The nucleotide sequence above comes from Micromonospora luteifusca. Encoded proteins:
- a CDS encoding ATP-binding cassette domain-containing protein, producing MSRPGVRRVTWRALRARRRELAGLGGWSLVESLPALLAGYLVARAVDDGFLAGRLLDGLAWLGVLAVAVLVGAAATGRTYRSLGAVVEPFRDDVAAQVVRGALRAATRAGGRPDSAAVTRLTHQMEIVRDTFAGLLMVTRGFLFSAGAALLGLLALAPVVAALAAAPLVAGLVVFLAALPAMVTHQRAYVRAGEQLGQSAAAALAGHRDVLACGAETRVTADVERWVSAQAAAERMLARMAAIRSLSLGIGGWLPLLVLMVTAPWLVEHGLTAGAVLGALIYVSTGLQPALHTLVQGLGGGGLRYAVTLENILRTYPVSDDRRPSAPTTRPPRSRTPTGLSGRSPAVEVRGLTFGYGPRARPVLQNFSLTLADRDHLAVVGPSGAGKSTLAALIAGLLPPQAGTVQLAGATVAEVEPAVLAQMRVLVPQEAYVFTGSLADNLRYLRPDADDHTLEVALDTLGARPLATRLGGLDAPIAPALLSAGERQLIAAVRAWLAPAPLVVLDEATCHLDPALEATVEAAFARRPGSLVVIAHRISSALRAGRVLVLDGDEPVVGTHEQLLTRSATYRVLVGCWDDSVVPSGAASARRG